A genomic stretch from Heliangelus exortis chromosome 16, bHelExo1.hap1, whole genome shotgun sequence includes:
- the NCOA6 gene encoding nuclear receptor coactivator 6 isoform X8, giving the protein MLETMVLDDPPNVRDPFASLYSSAMEDLEVDFDSGLEEDELKQEASPEDSTIFVAFKGNIGDRDFEQKLDTILENVPGLLHMESNKLRLQKIEPWNSVRVTFNIPREAAERLRILAQNNNQQLRDLGILSVQIEGEVAINLALAQNRSQDVRINGPLGASNSMRMDTGFPMQGGQGLIRMSNAAAVMMSQSGNVPSSMVASGASAELQPRTPRPSSQPDAMDPLLSGLNIQQQNHPSGSLAPQLHSMQSVPVNRQMNSANFQQLQQQTQLQTRPPQPHQQPQQGIRPSFTSPAQVPVPPGWNQLPSGALQPPPTQGALSTLTVNQGWKKAPLPGQMQQQLQARPSLATVQTPTHPPPPYPFGSQQASQAHSNFPQMSNPGQFTAPQMKSLQGGPSRVPTPLQQPHLTNKSPASSPSSFQQGSPASSPTVNQTQQQMGPRPPQSSTLPQGFQQPVSSPSRNPMVQQGNVPPNFMVMQQQNQGPQSLHPGLGGMPKRLPPGFPAGQANQNFLQGQVPSTAPGTAGNSGAPQLQTSQNVQHTGGQGSGPPQSQMQAPHGPPNMMQTNLMGLHGNMNNQQAGASGVPQVNMGNIQGQPQQGPQSQLMGMHQQIVPSQGQMVNIQAQGSLNPQNQMILSRTQLMPQGQMMVTPQNQNLGPSPQRMTPPKQMISQQGQQMMSTHGQMMGPQGQVLLQQNSMMEQMMATQMQGNKQPFSTQNQSNVMTGPAQLMRGPTPNMQGNIVQFTGQMMAQQGPVNGNPSQVMGIQGQVLRPAGPGPHISQQLGDTTATTNNDVNLTQMIPDVPVQQPNMVPSHMQAMQGNNNASGSHFSGHGLPFNAGFSGTPNGNQISCGQNSVFPVNKDVTLTSPLLVNLLQSDISAGHFGVNNKQNNQNASKPKKKKPPRKKKNNQQLEQTTSSEPRPAGLEESDQSSMSGEQGMSLDNSGPKLSDFASRPPGYPAQPVEQRPLQQMPPQLMPHAQQQPQQQPQPPPQQAQAPPQTPQQQQQQQQQMMMMLMMQQDPKSVRLPVPQGVHPPRGPLNPDAQRMPIQQSGTMPVMVNLQGPGSVPPSPDKQRISLPGNPPLGNNARKMVYQDNVQNPSSSPLREVSSVASLPEGGGTEGPPASGAQNNLTSHLVVSQNQLMMTGPKPGPSPLSAAQGASPQQQSNSLPTALTHHFPNVATPSQTSRPKTPNRASPRPYYPQTPNNRPPSTEPSEISLSPERLNASIAGLFPPQINIPLPPRPNLNRGFDQQGLNPTTLKAIGQAPSNLTINSQSSFPAPQAHKLEGTAMNSGKQTNTGGTKRASPSNSRRSSPGSSRKTTPSPGRQNSKAAKLSLTAQQNPSLLQNMELQRNMIPGPSSLPTPVTTSFQNNNLVNNQNPAISVSAVTGIPEDNKETLSVPPDNECQSAQGVQGNKDQPNIELKGIPTPEVKMLVPEEQSKKDGQASDTSKLPVSEESKTMVSPAMREAPTSLSQLLDNSGAPNVTIKPPGLTGLEMAPIVTTGEELKKIAVIPPLQDSSSSKETSNSLSLPQNSEPCANAGHQEPGEVNSNVAQSVPPVVQRPVSSSSISGPLPPNQITVFVTSNPITSSANTSASLPSHLQPALVSTVVTMPNVGSKVMVSEGQSTAQSSARPQFITPVFINSSSIIQVMKGSQSSTIPAAPMTSSSSLMPQSVAVVGPLHLPQNIKFSSGPTPPPSTSSSSPVSGIPTSRPLVLNPLAPPVQLPSPATTASSVPSHLPAQQVKDFSPEENSSQSGGSSEQGSGPAAQSGPVLSPLLTSSPGSGNRRSPVSSSKGKGKVDKIGQLLLTKACKKVTGSLEKGEEQYALDGEAEGQGLETPAPSSLGTEQPPAELDNKTVTPPAPSNAKQSTSGPGSSSFSTAAAAPASASPTVSTSTPPASIPPAGAAPTTPDPAPPAPAAPSAPPAPPAPSTNGSSHGGLLAEQKGGAGAEEKTGAQQEVLQSAELETNAPVVAGQRPQ; this is encoded by the exons ATGTTGGAAACAATGGTTTTGGATGATCCACCTAACGTCAGAGATCCATTTGCTTCCTTGTACTCCTCAGCTATGGAAGACTTAGAGGTGGATTTTGATTCGGGACTGGAGGAAGATGAACTGAAACAGGAGGCTTCTCCTGAGGATTCCACAATCTTTGTGGCCTTTAAAGGAAATATAGGTGACAGAGACTTTGAGCAGAAACTAGATACCATACTGGAGAATGTACCTGGCCTTTTGCACATGG AATCAAACAAGCTAAGACTGCAGAAGATAGAGCCTTGGAACAGTGTCCGGGTTACCTTCAATATCCCCCGTGAAGCTGCTGAGCGGCTGCGAATTCTGGCTCAGAATAACAACCAACAGCTTCGGGACCTGGGAATTCTCTCAGTCCAAATTGAAG GGGAAGTTGCTATCAATTTGGCTTTAGCTCAAAACAGGAGCCAGGATGTCCGGATCAATGGGCCCCTGGGAGCAAGCAACTCCATGCGCATGGACACGGGGTTCCCCATGCAAGGGGGACAAG gtttaATAAGAATGAGCAATGCTGCAGCTGTCATGATGTCCCAGAGTGGAAATGTGCCCTCCTCTATGGTGGCAAGTGGTGCtagtgctgagctgcagccaagAACACCTCGGCCTTCCTCACAGCCAG ATGCAATGGACCCACTCTTATCTGGACTAAATATCCAGCAGCAAAATCATCCATCTGGATCTTTagctccccagctccattcAATGCAGTCAGTTCCTGTAAACAGGCAGATGAACTCAGCCAACTTTCAGCAGCTACAGCAGCAGACACAGTTGCAGACACGTCCTCCCCAGCCAcatcagcagccacagcagggcATTCGACCATCATTTACTTCACCAGCACAGGTTCCAGTTCCTCCTGGCTGGAACCAGCTTCCTTCTGGAGCACTTCAGCCTCCTCCAACCCAGGGAGCATTGAGTACCTTGACAGTAAACCAGGGCTGGAAAAAGGCCCCGTTGCCTGGACAAATGCAACAGCAACTTCAAGCAAGACCATCGCTAGCAACAGTACAAACTCCCACTCATCCTCCACCTCCATATCCTTTTGGAAGCCAGCAAGCTTCCCAGGCTCACTCGAACTTTCCCCAAATGAGCAATCCTGGCCAGTTTACTGCTCCTCAAATGAAAAGCCTTCAGGGTGGGCCCTCCCGGGTTCCTACGCCACTACAACAACCCCACCTGACCAACAAGTCTCctgcttcctctccctcctccttccagcaGGGATCTCCTGCATCATCTCCAACAGTTAACcagacacagcagcagatgggaCCAAGGCCTCCCCAGAGTAGCACACTTCCCCAGGGATTTCAGCAGCCTGTCAGTTCTCCTAGTCGTAATCCTATGGTGCAACAAGGGAATGTACCCCCCAACTTCATGGTgatgcagcagcaaaaccaaggTCCACAAAGTTTACACCCTGGCTTAGGAG GAATGCCCAAGCGGCTCCCACCGGGGTTCCCTGCGGGCCAGGCCAACCAGAACTTCCTGCAGGGTCAGGTGCCTTCCACAGCTCCAGGAACAGCAGGGAACAGTGGAGCACCCCAGCTGCAAACCAGCCAAAACGTGCAGCACACAG gtggcCAAGGATCTGGACCTCCCCAAAGTCAGATGCAAGCACCACATGGCCCACCAAATATGATGCAGACCAATCTCATGGGACTTCATGGAAATATGAACAACCAGCAGGCTGGTGCTAGTGGGGTGCCACAAGTTAACATGGGCAACATCCAGGGACAGCCTCAGCAAGGACCACAGTCTCAGCTTATGGGAATGCATCAGCAAATTGTACCCTCTCAAGGGCAGATGGTAAACATCCAGGCTCAGGGGTCACTCAACCCTCAAAACCAGATGATCCTTTCTCGAACTCAGCTCATGCCTCAAGGCCAAATGATGGTgacaccacaaaaccaaaatcttgGTCCTTCTCCCCAAAGGATGACCCCACCCAAACAGATGATTTCCCAACAGGGACAACAGATGATGTCTACACACGGTCAGATGATGGGACCTCAGGGCCAGGTCTTGTTACAGCAAAACTCCATGATGGAACAGATGATGGCCACTCAGATGCAAGGAAATAAACAGCCTTTTAGTACTCAAAACCAGTCCAATGTTATGACGGGGCCAGCTCAACTGATGAGAGGACCAACCCCAAACATGCAAGGAAACATAGTGCAGTTCACTGGGCAGATGATGGCACAGCAGGGCCCTGTGAATGGTAACCCTTCTCAGGTTATGGGAATTCAAGGGCAAGTTTTAAGACCTGCAGGACCTGGTCCTCACATATCTCAGCAGCTTGGGGATACTACAGCTACAACCAACAACGATGTGAACTTGACACAGATGATACCTGATGTTCCTGTGCAGCAGCCAAACATGGTGCCTTCCCACATGCAAGCAATGCAAGGAAACAACAACGCTTCAGGGAGCCATTTCTCAGGCCATGGGCTGCCTTTCAATGCAGGGTTTAGTGGGACACCAAATGGGAATCAGATCTCCTGTGGGCAGAATTCTGTTTTCCCTGTCAACAAAGATGTTACCCTCACAAGTCCACTCTTGGTTAACCTTCTGCAAAGTGATATATCAGCAGGACACTTTGGTGTGAACAACAAGCAAAATAATCAGAATGCCAGCAAGCCAAAGAAGAAGAAGCCtccaaggaagaagaaaaataatcaacaaCTAGAGCAAACAAC ttcttcagaACCACGTCCAGCAGGCCTGGAGGAGAGTGATCAGTCATCAATGTCTGGAGAACAAGGAATGAGTCTAGATAATTCAGGACCTAAGCTTTCAGATTTTGCAAGTAGGCCACCAG GTTATCCAGCTCAGCCAGTGGAACAAAGACCACTTCAGCAGATGCCACCTCAGCTCATGCCAcatgcacagcagcagccacagcagcagccacagccaccaccCCAGCAAGCCCAGGCACCACCACAgaccccacagcagcagcagcagcagcagcagcagatgatgatgatgctgaTGATGCAACAGGATCCCAAATCTGTCAGGCTCCCTGTGCCACAGGGAGTTCACCCACCTAGAGGGCCTCTGAATCCAGATGCTCAACGAATGCCCATCCAGCAGAGTGGTACCATGCCAGTGATGGTCAACCTCCAAGGACCTGGATCAGTGCCTCCATCTCCTGATAAACAAAGGATTTCCTTGCCAGGCAATCCTCCACTGGGAAATAATGCAAGAAAAATGGTTTATCAAGATAATGTGCAGAACCCTTCCAGCTCACCCCTTAGAGAGGTTTCATCAGTGGCCTCTCTTCCAGAAGGAGGTGGAACTGAAGGCCCCCCAGCATCAGGAGCTCAGAATAATTTGACATCTCATTTAGTAGTTTCACAGAACCAATTAATGATGACAGGACCCAAACCTGGACCATCCCCACTTTCAGCTGCCCAAGGTGCAAGTCCCCAGCAGCAGTCTAATTCTCTGCCTACTGCTCTTACACACCATTTTCCAAATGTTGCCACCCCATCACAAACTTCAAGGCCTAAAACTCCTAACAGAGCAAGCCCAAGGCCATATTACCCTCAGACCCCTAATAACCGCCCACCCAGCACAGAACCATCAGAAATCAGCTTGTCTCCAGAGAGGCTCAATGCTTCTATAGCTGGGCTCTTCCCTCCCCAGATTAATATTCCTTTACCTCCCAGGCCTAATCTCAATAGAGGATTTGATCAGCAGGGTCTTAATCCCACTACTTTGAAGGCCATTGGACAGGCCCCATCAAATCTCACCATTAACAGTCAGTCAAGTTTTCCTGCTCCACAGGCACACAAGTTGGAAGGCACAGCCATGaattcaggaaaacaaaccaacactGGGGGAACAAAGAGAGCAAGCCCAAGCAATAGTCGAAGGTCCAGTCCTGGATCCAGTAGGAAAACTACACCAAGCCCTGGCAGACAGAATTCAAAAGCAGCTAAATTATCATTGACAGCTCAGCAGAATCCATCTCTCTTGCAGAACATGGAATTGCAAAGAAATATGATCCCTGGTCCCTCTTCTTTGCCTACACCTGTGACTacaagttttcaaaataataacCTGGTAAATAATCAGAATCCTGCTATTTCTGTATCTGCAGTGACTGGCATTCCTGAAGATAATAAAGAGACCCTTAGTGTGCCTCCAGATAATGAGTGTCAGAGTGCACAAGGTGTCCAGGGGAACAAAGACCAACCCAATATTGAACTGAAAGGTATCCCTACTCCAGAAGTGAAAATGTTGGTTCCAGAAGAACAGTCGAAAAAGGATGGGCAGGCCTCAGACACCAGTAAGCTTCCAGTCTCAGAGGAAAGTAAAACTATGGTATCTCCAGCTATGAGGGAGGCACCAACTTCTTTAAGTCAACTTCTTGATAATTCCGGAGCTCCTAATGTAACCATTAAGCCTCCTGGGTTGACTGGACTTGAAATGGCACCCATAGTCACCACGGGGGAGGAACTGAAGAAGATAGCTGTCATTCCTCCACTGCAGGATTCATCCTCCAGCAAAGAGACATCTAATTCACTGAGCTTGCCTCAAAACAGTGAGCCCTGTGCTAATGCAGGGCACCAGGAACCAGGAGAAGTAAACTCAAACGTTGCACAGAGTGTTCCTCCAGTCGTGCAGAGGCCTGTCAGCTCTTCCTCTATTTCAGGTCCTTTACCCCCAAACCAGATAACAGTTTTTGTAACTTCAAACCCTATTACATCTTCTGCTAACACATCAGCATCCTTGCCTTCTCACTTGCAACCAGCATTAGTGTCAACTGTTGTCACAATGCCCAACGTAGGGAGCAAAGTTATGGTTTCTGAGGGACAGTCAACAGCCCAGTCTAGTGCCCGGCCACAGTTTATAACACCTGTTTTTATAAACTCATCATCAATAATTCAGGTTATGAAGGGCTCTCAATCAAGTACAATTCCAGCAGCCCCGATGActtccagctccagcctcaTGCCTCAGTCAGTCGCAGTTGTTGGTCCCTTGCATCTTCCACAGAATATAAAGTTCTCTTCTGGGCCTActcctccccccagcacatCCTCCAGCAGCCCTGTTTCTGGTATCCCCACCAGCAGACCTCTGGTTCTTAACCCCTTGGCACCTCCCGTTCAGCTGCCTTCTCCTGCCACAACTGCATCCAGTGTTCCTTCACATCTTCCTGCTCAGCAAGTCAAAGACTTCAGCCCAGAGGAAAATTCTTCTCAAAGTGGTGGCTCGAGTGAGCAGGGCTCTGGCCCAGCAGCCCAGTCAGGACCGGTGCTTTCACCTCTCCTTACGAGCAGCCCTGGGTCTGGGAACAGACGCAGCCCCGTTTCATCGAgtaaggggaagggaaaggtggACAAGATTGGCCAACTCCTGCTGACTAAAGCATGCAAGAAAGTCACTGGCTCCCTTGAGAAAGGGGAGGAGCAGTATGCTTTggatggagaagcagaaggtCAGGGACTAGAAACTCCGGCCCCAAGTAGTTTGGGAACAGAGCAACCACCAGCAGAACTAGATAATAAAACTGTGAcacctccagcacccagcaATGCTAAACAGAGCACTTCTGGGCCTGGCAGTTCCAGtttcagcactgcagctgctgctcctgcctctgcctctcccactGTATCCACGAGCACTCCTCCTGCCAGCATCCCaccagctggagctgcccccACCACCCCggacccagcacccccagcacccgcagcaccctcagcacccccagcacccccagcacccagcactaATGGCAGCAGCCATGGGGGtttgctggcagagcagaaagggggtgctggggcagaggaaaaaacaggagcACAGCAGGAGGTGCTACAAAGTGCAG AACTTGAAACAAATGCTCCAGTAGTTGCTGGTCAAAG ACCTCAGTAA